The DNA region GCACACGTCACCTGTGATTTTGGTCACGTGGCCCGGCTGTAGCCAGCAGCCAGCCGTCagtgatctgattggctgcagctgTAACAGATCtgtaaataaacacttgaaCAAAATGCTGAGAAGATTAAAAACCCTTTAACGTCTGGGAGGTGGCGCCCTGGTAACAGTCCAACGGTAACAAcaacacacgtgtgtgtgtgtgtgtgatccagcCCTGCAGCGTTAAAGCTCTCCGTGACCGACTTCATCTCTCAGCCTCTCGTCCTGGTGTCCGTCCGTCTGAGGTCCCTTCATGTTGGCGAAGGCAACTTCTTTGGTCAGCTGCTCTAGAGGGGGGAGCCCCACTGCCAGGTTCCTCATGGCGATGGCGGTCATCAAGAACCTAACGGGGACACGAAGCACACCCACAGGTTAACCTCTTTCTGTGTGTCACCAGACGGAGTGCCGCTGTCAGAGGACGCCACTCACCCCCTCCGGATGGTGTAGTACTTCTTCACTGCAAAGCGCTCCAGCCGCTCCAGCACGCCAGCCTCCCTGTGTCTCCTCACCTCCTTCATGCGGCGCTGCCTCTTCAGGAACAGCTGCACCACGGGGTCGGTGGCACTGGCCTCGGCGGCTCCATCATCATCTGGGGCGGCGAGAGGCTGCAGCTCCGGAGGGAGGGGCTCCGTCTCTGTGGGCCAGACGGACGGAGGAGTCACAGCTGTTTAACACCTGTCGGGTCAAGCGACTGAAACATTATGTTGATTATGTTCTCATTGTGTTTGACCTGCAGCGCCCCCCTCACCGCGGCGTTGAACACATGTCTACCTGTCCCGTTGCGAACGCGCTCCTGGAGCTCAGACAGCTTGGAGAACTTCTCCTGCAGCACCGCCTCGGTGGTGTTGACGTAGACGTACATGTAGCAGGACGGGTCCTCGGACACCGTGTACACCTTGTGGTACGCCCCCGCAGGCACCTGCACATGGGCACACGGGGGTCAGAGCGCCGTGTTAATCTGTGGCGTGTTAGCTGTGAGGACAGTGTGCTGCTGTACCTTTATCTGTTCGCCAGGCTGCAGCGTGtagttcttcttctcctccaccacctccacgcTCACGCTGCCCTGCAGCACCTGGATGCTGGTGTTCCCCAGATCCTCACTGACGAAGTTCTCCAGGTGGAGACCTAAAGGCAGCGTCCGTTAGCAGCCTCATTCAAgtgaacacagcacacacactgccctcCACCTACCTGGGAAATCTGCGATGAAGACAATCTCAGTCTGGTTGTCCAGGCTGCCCTCGATCTCCTGGAACTTGGTCCTCCAGGGCGACAGGTCCACCAGCAGGGGCATCAGCCAGGTGTTTGGTTGGAAAGGCGACCAATCAGCCTTCCCCACGTCCACACGGGGATCAAAGATCCTTCAGTGAGGACGTTTAAGCACACACCATCAGCTCAGAGGGATCTACAGCGTCATTCATCTAAACTCTTCTACTGATGGGACATTAATACCTCTGCTGGAAGCGCTCATTGATGGACACCCAGATGTCGAAGTAGATTTCAGGATCAGTGATGTTGTAGCGTGGCAGCAGCTGATGGAGACATGTGGCGTACTGCTTCAGCATGTCGCCGTGGTCCTTCCAGCGCCGGCTCTGAGTGAACACCTTCAGCGCCACATCACAGgttttagaaatgaaaacaacaccaTGTTCACACCAGCTCAGACTGATGGACACAGCGATAACAGAAGGAAAAACTGTGTTTCTGATCTCTCCACAGATCTAAAACGTCCTGACTGACTCATCTCAAAGTGAACAAACGGCTCATTTTGTCCCTGTGACTCACCCCTGGGTTCAGGTAGCCGATCTCTCCCGTCTTTCCGTCTCTGTAGGTGATCTTCACGTGCTGGTGGCTGCGGGAGTGAACCATCATGTCCCAAGAGTAGCCATACAGCCCGTTGGTCCAGTTGTTGTAGCCCTGcagggacatgaagcatcaggatcATTCAAAGGGACACGAGTCCGACCCTCATTTGTCCCGATTCTGTTCATGAACCAGGACGTCAAAATCAGAGAGAGGAACTCAGATCAGAGGCTGGATAATGACGAtcttcttccttttcctgtCCTTCGCTGGCCTGCTGAGGatcactgactgatggaggaacCGAAGTACAGTCTCATCATGCAGCAGGTTAACCCCTGACCCTGACCCATGAGAACCGGTTGGTAGAGTTAGGGACCAAACTGGTCTGTGGGTTAGAGTTAGGGGCCAAACTGGTCTGTGGGTTAGAGTTAGGGGCCAAACTGGTCTGTGGGTTAGAGTTAGGGACCAAACTGGTCTGTGGGTTAGAGTTAGGGGCCAAACTGGTCTGTGGGTTAGAGTTAGGGGCCAAACTGGTCTGTGGGTTAGAGTTAGGGGCCAAACTGGTCTGTGGGTTAGAGTTAGGGGCCAAACTGGTCTGTGGGTTAGAGTTAGGGGCCAAACTGGTCTGTGGGTTAGAGTTAGGGACCAAACTGGTCTTTGGGTTAGAGTTAGGGGCCAAACTGGTCTGTGGGTTAGAGTTAGGGACCAAACTGGTCTGTGGGTTAGAGTTAGGGGCCAAACTGGTCTGTGGGTTAGAGTTAGGGGCCAAACTGGTCTGTGGGTTAGAGTTAGGGGCCAAACTGGTCTGTGGGTTAGAGTTAGGGACCAAACTGGTCTTTGGGTTAGAGTTAGGGGCCAAACTGGTCTGTGGGTTAGAGTTAGGGGCCAAACTGGTCTTTGGGTTAGAGTTAGGGGCCAAACTGGTCTATGGTTTGGCTGTGAGGGTGTTCGTGGTTGCGGGGGATGGGTTGGGTGGGGCCGGCGGGTGTACCTGTGTGATGAAGTGTGAGTACGGCAGGAAGAGCTGCTCAGTGATGTAGATGATGGTAAAAATGGCCCCCAGCTTGTGCTTCAGTCTCAGTCTGGAAGTTTTGGCGACAGACGGTGTCTGCTGGGGTCCCGCGCGGCTGCTTTGGACATCAGTgtacacacaggaagtgctgGGCTGACAGTCTGCCGAGGTGAGCGGCAGGACTGCCCTGAGGAATGCTGGGAAATGGGCAAAGAATCTTCTCGGCCAGTCCGGGTAGCAGAAGAGAGGACTGGTGGCCAGCATCGTGTAGGCAAACATACCTGTGGAGGATCGACGCCACGGTTacctaaactaaactaaaaccaGGTGTGAAAAAGCATTTTACCTGGACTAAAATTAAAATCTAGACATAAAACGATGAAGCCAAGCTGTGTTccagtaaaatgaaaatatacaggAAATGGGTTTAGTTTAGTCACATGTCGTTCCAACCacagtcctctgattggtcggtatcagtctgtaaagaagcgtcctctgattggtcggtatcagtctataaagaagcgtcctctgattggtcggtatcagtctataaagaagcgtcctctgattggtcggtatcagtctataaagaagcgtcctctgattggtcggtatcagtctgtataaagaagcgtcctctgattggtcggtatcagtctataaagaagcgtcctctgattggtcggtatcagtctataaagaagcgtcctctgattggtcggtatcagtctataaagaagcgtcctctgattggttggtatcagtctgtataaagaagcgtcctctgattggtcggtatcagtctgtataaagaagcgtcctctgattggtcggtatcagtctataaagaagcgtcctctgattggtcggtatcagtctataaagaagcgtcctctgattggtcggtatcagtctgtataaagaagcgtcctctgattggtcggtatcagtctgtgtaaagaagcgtcctctgattggtcggtatcagtctgtgtaaagaagcgtcctctgattggtcggtatcagtctataaagaagcgtcctctgattggtcggtatcagtctataaagaagcgtcctctgattggtcggtatcagtctgtataaagaagcgtcctctgattggttggtatcagtctgtataaagaagcgtcctctgattggtcggtatcagtctgtaaagaagcgtcctctgattggtcggtatcagtctgtgtaaagaagcgtcctctgattggtcggtatcagtctgtataaagaagcgtcctctgattggtcggtatcagtctgtgtaaagaagtgtcctctgattggtcggtatcagtctataaagaagcgtcctctgattggtcggtatcagtctgtgtaaagaagcgtcctctgattggtcggtatcagtctgtaaagaagcgtcctctgattggtcggtatcagtctgtaaagaagcgtcctctgattggtcggtatcagtctgtataaagaagcgtcctctgattggtcggtatcagtctgtgtaaagaagcgtcctctgattggtcggtatcagtctataaagaagcgtcctctgattggtcggtatcagtctgtgtaaagaagcgtcctctgattggtcggtatcagtctataaagaagcgtcctctgattggtcggtatcagtctgtgtaaagaagcgtcctctgattggtcggtatcagtctataaagaagcgtcctctgattggtcggtatcagtctataaagaagcgtcctctgattggtcggtatcagtctgtataaagaagcgtcctctgattggtcggtatcagtctgtataaagaagcgtcctctgattggtcggtatcagtctataaagaagcgtcctctggttggtcggtatcagtctgtataaagaagcgtcctctgattggtcggtatcagtctgtataaagaagcgtcctctgattggtcggtatcagtctataaagaagcgtcctctgattggtcggtatcagtctataaagaagcgtcctctgattggtcgtatcagtctgtataaagaagcgtcctctgattggtcggtatcagtctgtgtaaagaagcgtcctctgattggtcggtatcagtctgtgtaaagaagcgtcctctgattggtcggtatcagtctgtgtaaagaagcgttctctgattggtcggtatcagtctgtgtaaagaagcgtcctctga from Pempheris klunzingeri isolate RE-2024b chromosome 19, fPemKlu1.hap1, whole genome shotgun sequence includes:
- the ggcx gene encoding vitamin K-dependent gamma-carboxylase; the protein is MESRGAAGALVGSDGEDQTPKRGTAPGPDQPGPPSRMERLFGFRVEDLASWSSLVALLNRPTDPASLGIFRCLFGLLMAIDVTQERGLSHLDYKYLDGAPVCRFPLFNFLQPLPLDWMYLVYLVMFLGTLGIMLGCFYRLSCLMFISTYWYIFFLDKTAWNNHSYLYGLIGFQLTLMDGNRYWSLDGLRRPSIRNAHVPLWNYTVLRAQIFIVYFIAGVKKLDADWMEGYSMSYLAHHWLFDPFKLLLPVELVSLLVVHGGGLILDLTAGYLLFFDATRPYAFVFVSYFHCMNSQLFSIGMFAYTMLATSPLFCYPDWPRRFFAHFPAFLRAVLPLTSADCQPSTSCVYTDVQSSRAGPQQTPSVAKTSRLRLKHKLGAIFTIIYITEQLFLPYSHFITQGYNNWTNGLYGYSWDMMVHSRSHQHVKITYRDGKTGEIGYLNPGVFTQSRRWKDHGDMLKQYATCLHQLLPRYNITDPEIYFDIWVSINERFQQRIFDPRVDVGKADWSPFQPNTWLMPLLVDLSPWRTKFQEIEGSLDNQTEIVFIADFPGLHLENFVSEDLGNTSIQVLQGSVSVEVVEEKKNYTLQPGEQIKVPAGAYHKVYTVSEDPSCYMYVYVNTTEAVLQEKFSKLSELQERVRNGTETEPLPPELQPLAAPDDDGAAEASATDPVVQLFLKRQRRMKEVRRHREAGVLERLERFAVKKYYTIRRGFLMTAIAMRNLAVGLPPLEQLTKEVAFANMKGPQTDGHQDERLRDEVGHGEL